The following coding sequences lie in one Mucilaginibacter sp. KACC 22773 genomic window:
- a CDS encoding outer membrane beta-barrel protein — MKLKSTYLIIAALLFSLTTFAQTGRRVRGTVTDSTGVALPGTTVKLLTGTDSTKVITDSKGAFTFDDVKTNTFSLVLNSIGYQGLRRRFVLDNAGTPVLLKPIILKNDTYMLNTVTISDVNPVKLKEDTVEFNAAAYPVRDNAPVEDVIKKLPGVDVDKDGNITAQGKSVTKVRVNGKDFFGGDVKSATKNLPADIVQNIQIIDDYGDQANLTGVKSGEPDKILNITIKQSKNYGYFGQASVGGGRDAIPGISNSQEGNRYVASANMFKFNGDQQLAFLGNLNNTNTNLFTFNGGGPRGGGPGGPPGGNSSNTNGITTARSFGLNYRDSWGKKVTAYGSYSFADNSVYTINKTIQNNISTSNPSTNTNNNTQNDEKLNHRFNFNIEIKPDTVNYIKITPSFAYARVTTTQLGSSLLVNNSQTISNYNFDTYSNQTEPNYGANVLFNHRFARKGRNFSVNVGAGSYKINKYQNPVYTYLDGAANAPLNQFINTNSRTDSLGTSVSFLEPVSKKGYLELTYAYHYAYTTADKRTDTLSLDGVTKDYYGLLSNNYNSTFITNRFGLNYRFIDKKYNYTLGLVAQPTILRGQSLTNGASPTDSHTFNLAPNARFIYNFSRNQSLSLNYNGVSNQPTYTELQPVTDFSNASYPVQGNPDLKPEFNNNLSIRYNKFNFESGNVFFSNLSFTTTDNKIVANTINYPKTYTPNSKLAGSILTQYLNADGFYSAQGFYVFAKPWEKRKYNLFFIGNVAYNNNISYVSNVDSTSYAMTTEKNIAKNLVLSQGVRFRLSITDVVDAEASTTYAVNKSNNSITTANINNNFSSLNLGINGKNYLWKDWTVSYDYSKMFYYGYKGATNPNILNTYVERRFLKGNAGTIRLSAMDVFNQNTGYTSTQSGSYVTQTSSNRLGRYYLLSFTLKLQKFAGKKPTMGPGGMGGPGPGGPPPGGGGPF, encoded by the coding sequence ATGAAACTCAAATCTACATATCTGATAATCGCAGCATTGCTGTTTAGCCTCACAACCTTTGCCCAAACGGGCAGGCGGGTCAGGGGAACTGTCACCGACTCAACCGGGGTAGCCTTACCTGGAACCACCGTTAAATTACTAACCGGTACCGATAGCACCAAAGTAATTACCGATAGTAAGGGCGCATTTACCTTTGACGATGTAAAAACAAACACGTTTAGCCTGGTTTTAAACTCGATAGGTTACCAGGGGCTGCGCCGTCGTTTTGTGTTGGATAATGCCGGTACTCCTGTGTTGTTAAAGCCCATTATTCTTAAAAATGATACCTATATGCTTAACACGGTTACCATATCTGATGTTAACCCGGTAAAGCTTAAGGAGGATACGGTTGAATTTAATGCCGCTGCTTACCCGGTTCGTGATAATGCCCCTGTGGAGGATGTAATTAAAAAATTGCCTGGTGTTGATGTTGATAAAGATGGCAATATTACCGCCCAAGGTAAAAGTGTAACCAAAGTAAGAGTAAATGGTAAAGATTTTTTTGGTGGCGACGTAAAATCGGCCACCAAAAACCTGCCCGCTGATATTGTACAAAACATACAGATTATTGATGACTACGGCGATCAGGCCAATCTTACCGGTGTAAAAAGCGGCGAGCCTGACAAGATCCTTAACATCACCATAAAACAGAGTAAAAATTACGGGTATTTTGGCCAGGCCAGCGTGGGCGGGGGCAGGGATGCTATTCCCGGTATCTCCAACAGCCAGGAAGGGAACAGGTATGTGGCATCGGCAAATATGTTCAAATTTAACGGCGATCAGCAACTGGCCTTTTTGGGCAATCTAAATAATACCAATACCAACCTGTTTACCTTTAACGGCGGCGGCCCCAGAGGCGGCGGCCCGGGTGGTCCTCCGGGTGGTAATAGCAGCAATACTAACGGTATCACTACAGCACGGTCATTTGGCCTTAACTACCGCGATAGCTGGGGCAAAAAAGTTACAGCTTATGGCAGCTATAGCTTTGCCGATAATTCGGTATATACCATCAACAAAACCATTCAAAACAATATATCTACATCAAACCCAAGCACCAATACCAATAACAACACCCAAAACGACGAGAAGCTGAACCATCGTTTCAACTTCAATATCGAAATTAAGCCCGATACCGTTAATTATATTAAAATTACACCATCGTTTGCTTATGCAAGAGTAACTACCACACAGTTAGGCAGTAGTTTATTGGTTAATAACTCCCAAACCATATCCAATTATAATTTTGATACCTACAGTAACCAAACCGAACCAAATTATGGGGCCAATGTGTTATTTAACCACCGTTTTGCCCGTAAAGGCCGCAATTTTAGCGTAAATGTTGGTGCCGGATCATACAAGATCAATAAATACCAAAACCCGGTTTATACCTATTTAGATGGTGCTGCAAACGCGCCGCTCAATCAGTTTATTAATACCAACAGCCGTACCGATAGTTTGGGTACAAGCGTATCGTTTTTGGAGCCGGTGAGTAAAAAAGGGTATCTTGAATTAACATATGCTTATCATTACGCCTATACTACGGCTGATAAACGGACAGATACCCTCAGCCTTGATGGCGTAACCAAAGATTATTATGGCTTGCTGAGCAATAATTATAACTCCACGTTTATTACCAATCGTTTTGGCTTAAACTATCGTTTTATCGATAAAAAGTATAACTACACCTTAGGTTTGGTAGCACAACCAACCATACTGCGCGGGCAATCATTAACCAACGGTGCTTCGCCAACAGATAGCCACACATTTAACTTAGCACCTAATGCCAGGTTCATTTACAACTTCTCGCGTAATCAGTCGTTAAGCTTAAACTATAACGGGGTGAGCAACCAGCCAACCTATACCGAGTTGCAGCCTGTTACCGATTTCAGCAATGCATCGTACCCGGTTCAAGGTAACCCCGATTTAAAGCCAGAGTTTAATAACAACCTATCCATCAGGTACAACAAGTTTAATTTCGAGAGTGGGAATGTGTTTTTCAGTAATTTATCTTTCACCACTACCGATAATAAGATAGTAGCCAACACTATCAATTACCCTAAAACATACACGCCAAACAGCAAACTGGCCGGAAGTATTTTAACCCAGTATTTGAATGCCGATGGATTTTACTCGGCACAGGGTTTTTACGTATTTGCCAAACCCTGGGAAAAAAGAAAATATAATTTATTCTTTATAGGCAACGTTGCCTACAATAATAACATCTCTTATGTAAGTAATGTCGATTCGACAAGTTATGCCATGACAACCGAGAAAAATATAGCTAAAAACCTGGTGCTCTCGCAAGGCGTCAGATTCCGGTTGAGTATTACTGATGTTGTAGATGCCGAGGCCAGCACAACCTACGCGGTAAATAAGTCGAATAATTCGATTACTACGGCCAACATCAACAATAATTTCAGCTCGCTTAACCTGGGCATCAACGGCAAAAATTATTTATGGAAGGATTGGACTGTAAGTTACGATTACTCCAAGATGTTTTATTACGGCTATAAAGGAGCAACCAACCCCAACATATTAAATACCTATGTTGAGCGCAGGTTTTTAAAAGGAAATGCAGGTACTATCCGCCTTTCGGCAATGGATGTGTTTAATCAAAATACGGGTTACACCAGTACGCAAAGTGGTAGCTATGTAACCCAAACCAGCAGCAACAGGCTGGGTAGGTATTATTTGTTAAGTTTTACACTTAAGCTACAGAAATTTGCAGGTAAGAAACCAACAATGGGGCCCGGTGGTATGGGCGGCCCTGGCCCTGGTGGCCCCCCTCCGGGTGGCGGTGGCCCGTTTTAA
- a CDS encoding sensor histidine kinase — translation MSLKSKSTTITILIHVLIWAVLVFALLLYQPLTWNIVLPYQFWVKQALVIIVLVVAFYINSIVLVPVYLLKNRTGMYFLIIIGLIIAIYFLNNLFDSALNMHQLMDAATHKHSRPPKQGGGRNHIFDFVIVFIMALVLGISTSITAIQKWQADIRLRETLEQDKISSELSFLKAQINPHFFFNTLNNIYALTHINAETSRKAIHQLSRMMRYVLYDTQHGTALLSQEIAFIKDYISLMELRLTDKVKVTFNSPPAVNDMTVAPMIFLPFVENAFKHGISATLPSEILISVEQNAEMLELRVENSIYKDANPNLEENKGIGLTNTLRRLDLLYAGKYTLDIKEDVAANTYKVHLILNLS, via the coding sequence ATGAGCCTCAAATCAAAAAGCACTACGATTACTATCCTAATTCATGTATTAATATGGGCCGTACTGGTTTTTGCCCTGCTTTTATACCAGCCGCTTACCTGGAACATCGTATTACCTTATCAATTCTGGGTAAAACAGGCTTTGGTTATTATTGTGCTGGTGGTTGCTTTCTATATCAATTCTATTGTACTTGTGCCGGTATACCTATTAAAAAACCGTACCGGAATGTACTTCCTGATTATCATTGGGTTAATAATTGCCATATATTTTTTAAACAATCTTTTCGACAGTGCTTTAAATATGCATCAATTAATGGATGCAGCTACGCACAAACACAGCAGGCCGCCAAAACAGGGCGGCGGCAGAAATCATATTTTTGATTTTGTAATCGTGTTTATCATGGCATTGGTATTAGGCATCAGCACCAGCATTACGGCTATTCAAAAGTGGCAGGCCGATATCAGGCTCCGCGAAACTTTAGAACAAGATAAAATCAGTTCGGAATTATCGTTCCTGAAAGCGCAGATCAATCCGCATTTCTTTTTCAATACGCTGAATAACATTTACGCGCTTACGCATATCAATGCCGAAACATCGCGCAAAGCTATTCACCAGCTTTCGCGGATGATGCGGTACGTGTTATATGATACCCAACACGGCACTGCATTGTTAAGTCAGGAAATAGCCTTTATAAAAGACTACATCAGCCTGATGGAACTACGGCTTACCGATAAGGTGAAAGTTACATTTAATTCGCCCCCAGCTGTTAATGATATGACCGTTGCCCCTATGATATTTTTACCTTTTGTGGAGAATGCCTTTAAACATGGCATCAGCGCCACGCTGCCCAGTGAAATCCTTATCAGCGTTGAACAAAATGCAGAGATGCTGGAACTAAGGGTAGAAAACTCCATTTACAAAGACGCCAACCCCAACCTGGAAGAAAACAAAGGCATTGGCCTTACCAATACCCTGCGCCGTTTAGATTTGTTGTATGCCGGAAAATACACATTGGATATAAAGGAAGATGTCGCCGCAAATACCTATAAAGTTCACTTAATACTCAACCTGTCATGA
- a CDS encoding LytR/AlgR family response regulator transcription factor — protein MILNCIAVDDEPLALGLVCAFIEQTPFLKLTGRYSSAVEALVGLQDQKVDLIFLDIQMPNLNGIELARVLDSRGASKPRIIFTTAYNQFALEGYKVDALDYLLKPFNYEEFLHAANKALSYAELLQRSANPAPAAMTAPEEHRIEDDYLFLKIEYQLVRIALKDILYIEGLKDYVKIYLQGTEKALLSLTSLKSLEEKLPSKRFMRVHRSFIVSLDKINSITRNALQIGKVNITVGDQYKDAFGVFLSKWV, from the coding sequence ATGATATTAAACTGCATAGCCGTTGATGATGAGCCCCTGGCCCTTGGGCTGGTTTGCGCCTTTATTGAACAAACGCCCTTTTTAAAACTTACAGGCCGCTACAGCAGCGCTGTTGAAGCACTGGTTGGTTTACAAGACCAAAAGGTGGACCTTATTTTCCTGGATATACAAATGCCCAATTTAAACGGCATCGAGCTGGCCCGTGTGCTGGATAGCCGGGGCGCCAGCAAACCCCGTATCATTTTTACCACGGCTTACAACCAGTTTGCGTTGGAAGGCTACAAGGTTGACGCGCTGGATTACCTGTTGAAACCTTTTAATTACGAAGAGTTTTTGCATGCCGCCAACAAAGCATTAAGCTATGCCGAGCTGCTACAACGCTCAGCCAACCCGGCCCCCGCCGCGATGACTGCTCCCGAAGAACATCGTATTGAGGACGACTACCTGTTTTTAAAGATAGAGTACCAGCTGGTGCGCATAGCACTTAAAGATATCCTGTACATAGAGGGCCTGAAAGATTACGTTAAAATATACCTGCAAGGCACCGAGAAAGCCCTGCTATCGCTCACCAGTTTAAAGTCGCTGGAAGAAAAATTGCCGTCAAAACGCTTTATGCGGGTGCACCGCTCGTTCATCGTATCGTTAGATAAAATAAACTCCATTACCCGCAACGCCCTGCAAATTGGCAAAGTAAACATCACCGTTGGCGATCAGTATAAGGATGCTTTCGGGGTATTTTTGAGTAAGTGGGTGTAA
- a CDS encoding ATP-binding protein — protein MQEVTVSWLKSLEALEHVPDDQLQWLIDNSEYKIFEDGTLLNEPGSPATGPHIIIEGSMRFYMLQNRGRRDFVAVGPGSITGYLPFSRGLISKGYAEAIGELHVLSFPTERITEMIKNHFELTQALVHIMTNRVRDFTALQQQNEKMMALGKLSAGLAHELNNPASAIVRDSTSLSKHLQLAPDAVKGMFAIKMTPEQVDGVTGEMFKVLGAKEGTRLSLKQRTQREDEIGEWLDENEIENSYDIAESFVDFNFTLENLDTLKSYIPKQFLSTILNWMSNKLVAEKMILDIQESSKRIAELVSSVKTFTHMDRGQDKQYADIHIGITNTLTMLGYKIRKGNITVVEDFDRTLPEVKALIGELNQVWTNLIDNALDAMAPAGKGILTIKTRRDREFVEVFIIDDGPGIPEDIQSQIFDPFFTTKEMGKGTGMGLEVVQRIVKQHRGSIKVKSKPGCTVFNVCFLIDG, from the coding sequence ATGCAAGAGGTAACCGTATCCTGGCTTAAATCGCTCGAAGCTTTAGAGCATGTCCCGGATGATCAGCTGCAATGGCTGATAGATAATAGTGAATACAAAATATTTGAAGATGGCACGTTGCTTAATGAGCCTGGCTCACCCGCTACGGGGCCACATATAATTATTGAAGGCAGTATGCGGTTTTACATGCTGCAAAACCGCGGCCGTCGCGATTTTGTTGCCGTAGGGCCCGGAAGTATAACAGGCTATCTTCCGTTTTCGCGCGGACTCATTTCAAAAGGCTATGCCGAAGCTATCGGCGAACTGCATGTTTTGAGTTTCCCTACCGAGCGGATAACCGAAATGATAAAAAATCATTTTGAACTTACCCAGGCGTTAGTACACATCATGACCAACCGCGTGCGCGATTTTACAGCCCTGCAGCAGCAAAACGAAAAAATGATGGCCTTAGGTAAACTATCCGCCGGGCTGGCCCACGAGTTGAATAACCCGGCATCGGCCATTGTGCGTGATTCTACTTCCCTAAGCAAGCACTTACAGTTAGCGCCTGATGCCGTAAAGGGAATGTTTGCCATAAAAATGACCCCCGAACAGGTTGACGGTGTAACCGGCGAGATGTTTAAAGTGCTTGGGGCAAAAGAAGGAACACGCCTGAGTTTGAAGCAACGTACCCAACGCGAAGATGAAATTGGCGAATGGCTTGATGAAAACGAGATAGAAAACAGCTACGACATAGCCGAAAGCTTTGTTGATTTTAATTTCACGTTAGAAAATCTCGACACTTTAAAAAGCTATATCCCAAAACAGTTTTTGTCGACCATCCTTAACTGGATGAGCAACAAGCTGGTGGCCGAAAAAATGATCCTGGATATCCAGGAATCATCCAAACGGATAGCCGAACTGGTAAGTTCGGTTAAAACTTTTACGCATATGGACCGCGGGCAGGATAAGCAGTATGCCGATATTCATATTGGTATCACCAACACGCTTACCATGCTGGGTTACAAAATTCGTAAAGGAAATATTACCGTTGTTGAAGATTTTGACCGAACTTTGCCCGAAGTTAAAGCGCTGATTGGCGAGCTTAACCAGGTTTGGACAAACCTTATTGATAATGCCCTTGATGCTATGGCACCCGCGGGCAAAGGCATCCTGACCATTAAGACCCGGCGCGACCGGGAGTTTGTAGAAGTTTTTATTATCGACGATGGCCCCGGCATTCCCGAAGATATCCAAAGCCAGATTTTCGATCCATTTTTTACCACCAAAGAGATGGGCAAGGGTACCGGCATGGGGCTTGAAGTGGTGCAACGGATTGTAAAACAACACCGTGGATCGATCAAAGTAAAATCGAAGCCCGGGTGTACCGTGTTTAATGTTTGCTTTCTTATTGACGGGTAG
- a CDS encoding response regulator produces the protein MNRPIIFSIDDDQQVLRSISRDLRSQYGKEYKILSTTSAQEALETLTELKNGSDVVALFLCDQRMPEMEGVKFLEKAKKVFPDAKRVLLTAYSDTEAAIKAINDVQLDYYLMKPWDPPEEKLYPVINDLLADWHNSYIPEFVGIKLVGYQFSPQSHVIKDYLAGNLIPYRWLDIEKNVDAGTLLALNNLSTDCLPMVFFEDGSYLQKPSIQGIAAKLEKNTQTLTDVYDVVIIGAGPAGLAAAVYGASEGLKTLLIERKAPGGQAGTSSRIENYLGFPAGLSGADLTRRAITQAMRLGAEFLSPQSVSDIKQKDGYKTIILDDGPEIISRTVVITTGVDYRKLEVKGVENFTGAGIYYGAATTEASACTGKDVYVIGGGNSAGQAAMHLSKYATKVHIVIRREDLVATMSAYLITQISETPNIEVLGNTEIVEAHGGNCLEKLTLKNCITQETFTNKAAALYIFIGAKPYTDWIKLDIIKNNKDFIETGRELRSYESFNKVWKLKRDPFLLETSCSGIFAAGDVRAGAMNRVASAVGEGSMAISFVHKYLAEV, from the coding sequence ATGAATCGACCTATTATATTTTCAATTGATGATGATCAGCAGGTACTACGGTCTATAAGCCGTGATTTGCGGTCACAGTACGGTAAAGAGTACAAAATACTAAGTACGACATCGGCACAGGAAGCACTGGAAACACTTACCGAACTCAAAAATGGTTCGGATGTGGTAGCCTTGTTTCTTTGCGACCAGCGCATGCCCGAAATGGAAGGCGTTAAATTTTTAGAAAAAGCAAAAAAAGTATTTCCTGACGCCAAAAGGGTATTACTTACGGCATACAGCGATACCGAGGCGGCTATTAAAGCCATCAATGATGTGCAGCTGGATTATTACCTCATGAAACCCTGGGATCCGCCGGAAGAAAAATTGTACCCGGTAATAAATGATTTGCTTGCAGACTGGCATAACAGTTACATTCCCGAATTTGTAGGTATTAAATTGGTAGGGTACCAGTTTTCGCCGCAATCGCATGTGATAAAAGATTACCTGGCCGGTAACCTTATCCCCTATCGCTGGCTTGATATCGAAAAGAATGTGGATGCAGGAACGCTACTGGCTTTAAACAACCTATCTACCGATTGCCTGCCCATGGTGTTTTTTGAGGACGGCAGCTATCTGCAAAAACCATCGATACAAGGCATAGCCGCCAAGCTTGAAAAAAACACCCAAACATTAACCGATGTTTATGATGTGGTGATTATAGGCGCTGGCCCCGCCGGCCTTGCCGCCGCGGTTTATGGCGCATCCGAAGGTTTAAAAACCCTGCTGATTGAGCGTAAAGCTCCGGGCGGACAGGCAGGCACCAGTTCGCGGATTGAAAACTACCTGGGTTTCCCGGCTGGCTTAAGCGGTGCCGATCTTACCCGCCGGGCCATTACACAGGCCATGCGTTTGGGCGCCGAATTTTTATCGCCCCAATCTGTTAGTGATATCAAACAAAAAGATGGTTACAAAACCATTATTTTGGATGACGGCCCCGAAATTATAAGCCGCACTGTAGTGATAACTACCGGCGTTGATTACCGTAAACTGGAAGTTAAAGGCGTTGAAAACTTTACAGGTGCAGGCATTTATTACGGAGCCGCCACTACCGAAGCTTCGGCTTGTACGGGTAAAGATGTTTACGTAATTGGTGGTGGTAACTCGGCCGGGCAGGCTGCCATGCACCTTTCTAAATATGCAACAAAGGTACATATCGTGATCAGGCGCGAGGACTTGGTGGCAACCATGTCGGCCTACCTGATTACACAAATCAGCGAAACACCCAACATTGAGGTGCTGGGCAATACCGAGATTGTAGAAGCTCACGGCGGTAACTGCCTGGAAAAATTAACCTTAAAAAACTGTATAACGCAGGAAACTTTTACAAATAAGGCTGCTGCCTTGTACATTTTTATAGGCGCCAAACCATATACCGACTGGATTAAGCTCGACATTATAAAAAACAACAAGGATTTTATAGAAACCGGCCGCGAGCTGCGCAGCTACGAAAGCTTTAACAAAGTATGGAAACTTAAGCGCGATCCGTTTTTACTGGAAACCAGCTGCTCGGGTATTTTTGCCGCCGGCGATGTACGCGCCGGGGCCATGAACAGGGTGGCATCTGCCGTGGGCGAAGGCTCAATGGCCATTAGTTTTGTTCACAAATATTTAGCTGAAGTTTAA
- a CDS encoding UBP-type zinc finger domain-containing protein codes for MQDDDQICQHLAAITDIKQPKEYLCEECVKTHSSWMHLRTCQTCGVTLCCDSSPNTHMTKHFEATGHPVVISAEPGERWLWCYMDKAVVGY; via the coding sequence ATGCAAGACGACGACCAAATATGCCAGCACCTGGCGGCAATTACCGATATTAAACAACCAAAGGAGTACCTGTGCGAAGAGTGCGTTAAAACACATTCATCATGGATGCACCTGCGCACCTGCCAAACCTGTGGCGTTACATTATGCTGCGATAGCTCGCCCAATACACACATGACCAAACATTTTGAAGCCACCGGCCACCCGGTAGTAATATCCGCCGAGCCCGGCGAAAGATGGCTATGGTGCTATATGGATAAAGCGGTAGTGGGGTATTGA
- a CDS encoding DoxX family protein: MNVVHKIEHWGDTHHPKILDLIRVALGVFLLLKGIAFMENTAYLRDLIDSQDIVDLSPGVLMVLVYYVTFAHMIGGILITLGIFTRLASLIQIPIVLGAVFVTGIFREPINALEWPSVIALILLSLFTILGSGPISLDRYLEG; this comes from the coding sequence ATGAATGTGGTTCATAAAATTGAACATTGGGGCGATACACATCACCCTAAAATCCTTGATCTTATACGTGTTGCCCTTGGGGTATTTTTATTGCTGAAAGGAATAGCCTTTATGGAAAACACGGCCTACCTGCGCGATCTTATCGACAGCCAGGATATCGTTGATCTTTCGCCAGGGGTACTAATGGTTTTGGTTTATTATGTAACTTTTGCCCACATGATTGGAGGCATACTGATAACGCTCGGTATATTTACCCGGCTGGCTTCTCTTATCCAGATCCCCATCGTGTTAGGAGCCGTATTTGTAACCGGTATTTTCCGGGAACCAATAAATGCCCTGGAATGGCCATCGGTAATTGCATTGATCCTACTATCACTGTTCACCATCTTAGGTTCAGGCCCAATCTCCTTGGATAGGTACCTGGAAGGATAA
- a CDS encoding DUF4291 domain-containing protein has protein sequence MNTNLTKNNLLHITTELYRNSIQRLPKTGQHLLGHQTEDLIVVYQAYNHRIADFAVEHQFLGGNHYSYSRMSWIKPNFLWMMYRCGWAEKENQERVLALWIQKMDFEKIMGEAAISSFNPQYYQSHAQWRAGLEQKEVRLQWDPDHDPYGNKLQRRAIQLGLKGKMLEDFGKHQIKKIEDLTDFVKQQKQVLDNLGVDDLRVPFETKFKASDPILNERVGIE, from the coding sequence ATGAATACCAATTTAACAAAAAACAATCTACTACACATCACTACCGAATTATACCGGAATAGCATCCAAAGATTACCCAAAACCGGCCAGCATTTGTTAGGCCACCAAACCGAAGATCTTATCGTTGTTTACCAGGCCTATAATCATCGCATTGCCGATTTTGCGGTAGAGCATCAATTCCTTGGCGGTAACCATTATAGTTATAGCCGGATGTCGTGGATAAAGCCCAATTTTTTATGGATGATGTACCGCTGCGGCTGGGCCGAAAAGGAAAACCAGGAAAGGGTACTTGCGCTGTGGATTCAAAAGATGGATTTTGAGAAAATCATGGGTGAAGCAGCCATATCTTCATTTAATCCTCAATATTACCAAAGCCACGCACAATGGAGGGCCGGCCTGGAGCAAAAGGAAGTGCGCCTGCAATGGGATCCTGACCATGACCCGTATGGCAATAAGCTGCAACGCCGCGCAATTCAATTGGGTTTAAAAGGGAAAATGCTGGAGGATTTTGGCAAACATCAAATCAAGAAAATTGAAGACCTAACAGATTTTGTAAAGCAACAAAAGCAGGTGCTCGATAACCTCGGTGTTGATGATTTGCGGGTGCCTTTTGAAACTAAATTTAAAGCAAGCGATCCTATTTTAAACGAGAGAGTTGGGATAGAATAA
- a CDS encoding sugar phosphate isomerase/epimerase family protein, whose product MENISRKKFIAAATMATAGMALGLNAKGFTLPKGSNRSDAGQSSPGKIKVSIFSKHLHWLNYTDMASLAADMGFDGVDLTVRPDGHVLPEHVAADLPKAVAAVEQAGLKVYTIVTNIKSPDEKYTHDILKAASALGIKYYRMAWLNYDKSIGIPENLKAINKQFKALEALNGQYNMHGAYQNHSGELFGASVWDLWLGMDATSPDFIGCQYDVRHATTEGADTWSTSIQTLIPRIKTTNVKDFYWDKKNGKWQVKSVPLGEGMVDFPKYFRILKEQKINGPMSLHCEYELGGAQDGAKQLTISKDAFTTAVKKDLATLRGWLKEYDL is encoded by the coding sequence ATGGAAAATATCAGCCGCAAAAAGTTTATTGCAGCAGCTACAATGGCAACGGCCGGCATGGCATTAGGTTTAAACGCCAAAGGATTTACTTTACCCAAAGGCTCAAATAGGAGCGATGCCGGTCAATCATCCCCCGGAAAAATTAAAGTAAGCATTTTCTCCAAGCATCTGCATTGGCTCAATTACACTGATATGGCCTCATTAGCGGCTGATATGGGCTTTGATGGGGTAGACCTTACCGTAAGGCCCGACGGGCACGTATTGCCGGAGCATGTGGCTGCCGACCTGCCAAAAGCAGTCGCCGCAGTTGAGCAAGCCGGTTTAAAAGTTTATACCATTGTAACCAACATTAAATCGCCCGACGAAAAATACACTCACGATATTTTGAAGGCAGCATCGGCATTAGGAATTAAATACTACCGGATGGCCTGGTTAAATTATGATAAAAGCATCGGCATCCCCGAAAACCTGAAAGCTATAAACAAACAGTTTAAGGCGCTTGAGGCCCTTAACGGCCAATATAACATGCATGGTGCTTATCAAAACCATTCGGGCGAGTTATTTGGCGCCTCGGTTTGGGATCTTTGGCTGGGGATGGATGCAACCAGTCCTGATTTTATTGGATGCCAGTACGACGTAAGGCATGCCACTACCGAAGGTGCCGACACCTGGTCAACATCTATCCAAACACTTATCCCACGGATTAAAACCACGAATGTAAAAGATTTTTACTGGGACAAAAAAAATGGTAAATGGCAGGTTAAAAGTGTGCCTTTGGGCGAGGGTATGGTGGATTTTCCAAAATATTTTCGTATATTAAAAGAACAAAAAATAAACGGACCCATGAGCCTGCACTGCGAATATGAACTTGGCGGCGCGCAGGATGGCGCCAAACAATTAACTATCAGCAAGGACGCATTTACAACTGCTGTGAAAAAAGACCTGGCCACCTTAAGAGGATGGTTAAAGGAATATGATCTGTAA